One region of Quercus lobata isolate SW786 chromosome 2, ValleyOak3.0 Primary Assembly, whole genome shotgun sequence genomic DNA includes:
- the LOC115974849 gene encoding chorismate mutase 2-like yields MARNCLTLESVRHSLIRQEDSIIFGLIERAHFPINFPTYSQSYVSNSLHTFSGPLLRFVVKETEALLAKAGRYANPEEHPFFPEDLPPSVVPPHNFEKFLHPPAASININKDIWDTYINKLLQLFVTPGDDGNYASTAASDLLCLQALSRRIHYGKLVAEVKFRESPQEYEPAIRAKDRDTLMKLLTFEKVEEAVMKRVAKKAMMFGQEVTLNKDGNDGKYKVDPSVVSRLYGDWIMPLTKHVEVEYLLRRLD; encoded by the exons ATGGCGAGGAATTGTCTGACGCTTGAATCGGTGAGACATTCATTGATAAGACAAGAAGACAGCATCATTTTCGGTCTCATAGAGCGAGCTCACTTCCCCATCAATTTTCCTACCTACAGCCAGTCTTACGTTTCAAATTCCCTTCACACCTTTTCTGGTCCTTTGCTTCGCTTTGTTGTtaaggaaaccgaagccctcctAGCTAAG GCTGGTAGATATGCAAACCCTGAAGAACATCCCTTCTTTCCAGAAGATTTACCACCTTCAGTGGTGCCACCTCACAACTTTGAAAAG TTTTTGCATCCTCCAGCTGCATCAATTAACATAAACAAGGACATATGGGATACGTATATCAATAAACTGCTTCAATTGTTTGTTACACCGGGCGATGATGGCAATTATGCATCGACTGCTGCTAGTGACCTATTGTGTTTACAG GCCCTCTCCAGAAGAATTCATTATGGAAAGTTAGTAGCTGAGGTGAAATTCAGGGAATCCCCTCAAGAATATGAGCCTGCAATTCGCGCTAAG GACAGAGATACTCTGATGAAATTGTTGACATTTGAGAAAGTAGAGGAGGCAGTGATGAAGAGGGTTGCTAAGAAGGCCATGATGTTTGGGCAAGAAGTGACTCTGAATAAGGATGGTAATGATGGAAAGTACAAGGTTGATCCATCAGTAGTTTCTCGCCTCTATGGGGATTGGATAATGCCTCTTACCAAGCATGTTGAAGTCGAGTACCTACTACGACGCCTTGATTGA
- the LOC115974850 gene encoding chorismate mutase 2-like, with protein MATNSLTLESVRHSLIRQEDSIIFSLIERAHFPINSPTYSQSYVSNSIHTFSGSLLRFVVEETEAILAKAGRYANPEEHPFFPEDLPPSVVPPHNFAKFLHPPAASININKDIWDTYINKLLQLFVAPGDDGNYASTAASDLVCLQALSRRIHYGKLVAEVKFRESPQEYEPAIHTKDRDTLMKLLTFEKVEEAVMKRVAKKAMMFGQEVTLNKDGNLGKYKVDPSVVSRLYGDSIIPLTKLVQVEYLLRRLD; from the exons ATGGCGACGAATAGTCTGACGCTTGAATCGGTGAGACATTCATTGATAAGACAAGAAGACAGCATCATTTTCAGTCTCATAGAGCGAGCTCACTTCCCCATCAATTCTCCTACCTACAGCCAGTCTTACGTTTCAAATTCCATTCACACCTTTTCTGGTTCTTTGCTTCGCTTTGTTGTTGAGGAAACCGAAGCCATCCTAGCTAAG GCTGGTAGATATGCAAACCCTGAAGAACATCCCTTCTTTCCAGAAGATTTACCACCTTCAGTGGTGCCACCTCACAACTTTGCAAAG TTTTTGCATCCTCCAGCTGCTTCAATTAACATAAACAAGGACATATGGGATACGTATATCAATAAACTGCTTCAGTTGTTTGTTGCACCGGGCGATGATGGCAATTATGCATCAACTGCTGCTAGTGACCTAGTGTGTTTACAG GCCCTCTCCAGAAGAATTCATTATGGAAAGTTAGTAGCTGAGGTGAAATTCAGGGAATCCCCTCAAGAATATGAGCCTGCAATTCACACTAAG GACAGAGATACTTTGATGAAATTGTTGACATTTGAGAAAGTAGAGGAGGCAGTGATGAAGAGGGTTGCTAAGAAGGCCATGATGTTTGGGCAAGAAGTGACTCTGAATAAGGATGGCAACCTTGGAAAGTACAAGGTTGATCCATCAGTAGTTTCTCGCCTCTATGGGGATTCGATAATACCTCTCACCAAACTTGTCCAAGTTGAGTACCTACTAAGACGCCTTGATTGA